From a single Pseudalkalibacillus hwajinpoensis genomic region:
- a CDS encoding 3-hydroxyacyl-CoA dehydrogenase family protein, with amino-acid sequence MSIQKIAVIGAGTMGRGIAYSAASAGLSVIVQDVSDSSLNESKNYLKKQFNRAVRKELLTQEVADERLNSLQFTSEIRDAAEGRDLVIEAVLEVMELKTSIFKQLDELTPDHAILATNTSTMSPTEIAAQTSRPERCLALHFFNPVPKMKLIEVICGLETSEETIEKAMNFGEAIGKECVRISEFPGFAVSRMNCLIGNEAMNMVMEGVGSPEDIDKAMKLGLNHPMGPLELADLVGLDTRLRNMQYLYETLGEKYRPCPILTKYVNAGRLGRKSGKGFYTYV; translated from the coding sequence TTGTCTATTCAAAAAATCGCAGTAATCGGAGCAGGAACGATGGGAAGAGGGATCGCATATTCAGCTGCCTCTGCTGGACTTTCTGTCATTGTTCAAGATGTAAGTGATTCATCGTTGAACGAGTCTAAAAATTATCTTAAAAAGCAATTTAATCGTGCAGTAAGGAAAGAGCTGCTTACTCAAGAAGTCGCAGATGAACGATTGAATAGCCTTCAATTCACATCGGAAATTAGGGACGCCGCCGAAGGACGTGATCTAGTGATCGAGGCTGTGCTTGAAGTAATGGAACTAAAAACAAGCATTTTTAAGCAGCTTGATGAGCTGACACCAGATCATGCGATACTCGCTACAAATACATCGACGATGAGTCCGACAGAAATCGCTGCACAAACAAGCAGACCTGAGCGATGTCTTGCACTTCACTTTTTCAACCCGGTTCCTAAGATGAAGTTGATCGAAGTGATTTGTGGGCTGGAAACTTCAGAAGAAACGATTGAAAAAGCGATGAACTTTGGTGAAGCGATTGGAAAGGAATGTGTCAGGATAAGCGAGTTTCCAGGGTTTGCGGTTAGTCGAATGAATTGTTTGATTGGAAATGAAGCGATGAACATGGTTATGGAGGGTGTAGGTTCACCTGAAGACATCGATAAAGCAATGAAGCTCGGATTGAATCATCCAATGGGTCCGCTTGAGCTCGCTGATTTAGTCGGTCTTGATACACGTCTTCGAAACATGCAATATCTGTATGAAACACTCGGTGAAAAATACAGACCTTGCCCTATTTTAACAAAGTACGTTAATGCTGGAAGACTTGGTCGAAAAAGCGGAAAAGGCTTTTATACATACGTTTAA
- a CDS encoding 3-hydroxyacyl-CoA dehydrogenase family protein, which translates to MSNESIDRVGVIGSGTMGSQIAMVCALAGYPVVLHDIEGECLNKAIGSLQGHMNRRISKGKLTSDEVEQAFQMITISTSLNDLKEVDLVIEAVIEKLDVKRELFAKLDQICPKHCIFATNSSTIVSSKISDATHRPEAICNIHFFNPALVMDLVEVVKGPHTSEKTATKAIQFVESIQKTPVLLQKEISGFVANRILGKLMDEAVFLLENGYASHEEIDLVCTKALNHPIGPFALMDLTGIDVNYYVRKQRFEESGNEADRPARIVEEKVNKGELGRKTGKGFYSYQS; encoded by the coding sequence ATGAGTAATGAGAGCATAGACAGGGTTGGGGTAATTGGTTCAGGAACAATGGGTTCCCAGATTGCAATGGTTTGTGCCCTTGCTGGTTATCCTGTTGTATTACATGATATTGAAGGGGAATGTCTAAACAAGGCAATAGGTTCTCTTCAAGGACACATGAATCGAAGGATTAGTAAAGGTAAACTTACAAGTGATGAGGTTGAACAAGCATTCCAGATGATAACCATAAGTACTTCACTTAATGATTTAAAAGAAGTAGATCTAGTCATCGAAGCAGTCATTGAAAAGCTAGACGTTAAGAGAGAATTATTCGCTAAGCTTGATCAGATCTGTCCCAAACACTGCATTTTCGCGACGAACAGCTCTACAATCGTAAGTTCAAAGATTTCAGATGCAACCCATCGTCCAGAGGCCATATGCAACATTCATTTCTTCAATCCGGCGCTCGTTATGGATTTAGTAGAAGTGGTGAAAGGACCCCATACCTCAGAGAAGACAGCAACCAAAGCCATTCAATTTGTGGAATCCATTCAGAAAACACCAGTCCTTTTACAAAAAGAAATTTCTGGGTTTGTAGCGAACAGAATCCTAGGGAAATTAATGGATGAGGCTGTTTTTTTACTTGAAAACGGTTACGCAAGTCATGAAGAAATTGACCTAGTATGTACAAAAGCTCTAAATCACCCAATTGGTCCATTTGCATTGATGGACCTCACCGGTATTGACGTAAACTATTACGTCCGCAAACAGAGGTTTGAAGAATCGGGAAATGAAGCAGATCGACCAGCTCGAATAGTAGAAGAGAAAGTAAACAAAGGAGAACTTGGCAGAAAAACAGGCAAAGGATTTTATAGCTATCAATCTTAG
- a CDS encoding enoyl-CoA hydratase/isomerase family protein yields the protein MNNILVTSEDHIAFLSINRPEIRNALNKETLTEIKDTLEKLEKQDEVKCVVITGEGEKSFAAGADISQLEKKTMYDAFKSGSMQEVYDYIEGYSKPTIAMVNGYALGGGCELAMACDIRIAASHAKFGLPELNLSIIPGAGGTQRLTRLVGRGKALEMILTGKIISSEEAVAIGLITESVEISLLKEKAVVVAKQIISKGPMAVMMAKLAVNMGADTDMKTGLLIEKLSQAILFASEDKNEGTRAFLEKRKPVFQGK from the coding sequence ATGAACAATATTCTAGTAACTAGTGAAGATCATATAGCTTTTCTATCAATTAATAGACCAGAAATAAGAAATGCTCTAAACAAAGAAACATTAACAGAAATAAAAGATACTCTTGAAAAGCTTGAAAAACAGGATGAGGTTAAATGTGTCGTTATCACAGGTGAAGGTGAAAAATCTTTTGCAGCTGGTGCTGATATTTCTCAGTTAGAAAAGAAAACAATGTACGATGCATTCAAATCAGGTAGTATGCAGGAAGTTTATGACTATATTGAAGGATACTCCAAGCCGACGATAGCGATGGTAAATGGATATGCGCTAGGCGGTGGATGCGAGCTTGCCATGGCATGTGATATTCGAATCGCTGCTTCTCATGCAAAGTTTGGGTTACCAGAACTCAATCTTTCTATCATTCCTGGTGCTGGTGGCACTCAGCGTCTCACAAGGCTTGTCGGTAGAGGAAAAGCACTTGAAATGATCTTAACAGGGAAAATTATTTCGTCTGAAGAAGCAGTTGCAATCGGTCTCATTACTGAGAGCGTAGAAATTTCGCTTTTAAAAGAAAAAGCAGTTGTAGTCGCCAAGCAAATTATTAGTAAAGGGCCAATGGCCGTTATGATGGCTAAACTCGCAGTTAACATGGGCGCTGATACAGATATGAAAACTGGATTACTAATCGAGAAGCTGTCACAGGCAATTCTTTTCGCATCAGAAGACAAAAACGAAGGAACTAGAGCTTTTCTTGAGAAAAGAAAGCCAGTTTTTCAAGGTAAATAG
- a CDS encoding PaaI family thioesterase: MEANSNTIYESVRNDFETSPFFNLLGFELTSLTEDEVILELPIETKLLNTHGSLHGGVYATMIDNIISLKMRSMIGSPVITINLTINYVAPISGGKIIAKALIYGEGKRTKMGEGIVLDENGKLLAKGSGTFKVINPK; the protein is encoded by the coding sequence ATGGAGGCAAATTCAAATACTATTTACGAGAGTGTTAGAAATGATTTTGAGACAAGCCCTTTTTTCAACCTTTTAGGTTTTGAATTAACTTCCCTTACTGAAGATGAAGTGATTTTGGAGCTGCCCATTGAAACAAAGCTATTAAACACTCACGGGAGTCTACATGGCGGGGTATACGCAACAATGATCGATAACATCATTAGCCTGAAAATGCGCTCTATGATAGGAAGTCCTGTCATAACGATTAATTTAACAATTAATTATGTAGCACCAATTTCTGGTGGGAAAATCATCGCAAAAGCGCTCATTTATGGAGAAGGAAAACGAACCAAAATGGGTGAAGGCATCGTCCTTGATGAAAACGGTAAGCTTCTGGCTAAAGGAAGTGGCACGTTCAAAGTAATCAATCCTAAATAA